The following are encoded together in the Nocardia sp. XZ_19_385 genome:
- a CDS encoding GNAT family N-acetyltransferase — protein sequence MVEAAPMVMARPADAVDIAALRDRLAQWMIDNGIAQWLPGEYTVDRVAAEVARGEWFLWREGAQLIATVRLIWRDPEFWGADDAEAGYIHGLMVAPEQRGRELGARIIQFCAERTLAQGITRQRLDAAADNQVLRKYYATQGFTELREAPLPPEFQGTATVLLFEKDLAD from the coding sequence GTGGTCGAGGCAGCTCCGATGGTGATGGCTCGGCCCGCGGATGCGGTGGATATCGCCGCGCTGCGGGATCGGCTGGCGCAGTGGATGATCGACAACGGGATCGCGCAGTGGTTGCCCGGCGAGTACACGGTCGATCGGGTGGCGGCGGAGGTGGCGCGCGGCGAGTGGTTCCTCTGGCGTGAAGGTGCGCAGCTGATCGCGACGGTCCGGTTGATCTGGCGGGATCCGGAGTTCTGGGGCGCCGACGACGCCGAAGCCGGGTACATCCACGGCCTGATGGTGGCCCCGGAGCAGCGCGGTCGTGAGCTCGGCGCCCGGATAATCCAGTTCTGCGCCGAGCGCACTCTTGCCCAGGGCATCACCCGGCAACGCTTGGATGCCGCGGCCGACAACCAGGTGCTCCGGAAGTATTACGCCACACAGGGTTTCACCGAACTCCGGGAAGCGCCGTTGCCGCCGGAGTTTCAAGGCACCGCGACGGTGCTCCTCTTCGAGAAAGACCTCGCCGACTAA
- the hisN gene encoding histidinol-phosphatase, whose amino-acid sequence MAAHSSDLELALRLADEADSITKARFGALDLKVDSKPDLTPVSDADLAVEKAIRGLLEHARPGDSVLGEEFGGEAEFTGRQWVVDPIDGTKNFVRGVPIWATLIALLEDGVPVLGVVSAPALARRWWASSGAGAWSAFGSEAAKPISVSAVADLASASLAFSSLSGWRERGLREKFLDLTDAVWRVRGYGDFLSYCLLAEGAVDIATEPEVSLWDLAALDILVREAGGVFTSLDGKPGPHGGDAVASNGLLQDEVLDRLR is encoded by the coding sequence GTGGCTGCGCACTCCTCTGACCTCGAACTTGCCCTCCGGTTGGCCGATGAGGCCGACTCGATCACCAAGGCGCGCTTCGGCGCGCTGGATCTGAAGGTGGATTCGAAGCCGGATCTGACGCCGGTGTCGGATGCCGACCTGGCCGTGGAGAAGGCGATCCGGGGGCTGCTCGAACATGCGCGGCCCGGCGATTCGGTGCTCGGTGAGGAGTTCGGCGGGGAGGCCGAGTTCACCGGGCGGCAGTGGGTGGTCGACCCGATCGACGGCACCAAGAACTTCGTGCGCGGCGTCCCGATCTGGGCCACCCTGATCGCACTGCTGGAAGACGGCGTACCGGTGCTGGGCGTGGTGAGCGCGCCCGCGTTGGCCCGGCGGTGGTGGGCTTCGAGCGGCGCCGGGGCCTGGTCGGCTTTCGGATCCGAGGCGGCGAAGCCGATTTCGGTGTCCGCCGTCGCAGACCTGGCTTCGGCCAGCCTGGCGTTCTCCAGCCTCTCCGGTTGGCGGGAGCGTGGCCTGCGCGAGAAGTTCCTCGACCTGACCGACGCGGTCTGGCGGGTGCGCGGATACGGCGACTTCCTGTCCTACTGCCTGCTCGCCGAGGGTGCGGTCGACATCGCCACGGAACCCGAAGTGTCGCTGTGGGACCTGGCCGCCCTCGACATCCTCGTCCGCGAGGCCGGCGGCGTCTTCACCTCGCTGGACGGCAAGCCCGGACCGCACGGCGGCGACGCGGTCGCGAGCAACGGCCTGCTCCAGGACGAAGTGCTCGACCGCCTGCGTTAG